Proteins encoded within one genomic window of Saccharopolyspora pogona:
- a CDS encoding transposase, translating into MNAFRHNGGLGGTETWSACSSGNQFEVNAMAAIGNNGELYFTLFEAGFNVTVMIGVLDRLVRHLDRKIHLIVDGHPSHRAHLLRDWLPSGSRCTSRPAAPRTQPRRTAGQRPQNPRHRNDKRPNPGRTGGGARTHLRRRQNQPERVKAFFGKQHVRYAAGQ; encoded by the coding sequence GTGAATGCGTTCCGCCATAACGGGGGCCTTGGCGGCACGGAAACGTGGTCGGCGTGCTCGTCTGGGAACCAGTTCGAGGTCAACGCGATGGCCGCGATCGGCAATAACGGCGAGCTGTATTTCACCTTGTTCGAGGCCGGCTTCAACGTGACGGTGATGATCGGGGTCCTGGACCGGCTCGTGCGGCATCTGGACCGCAAGATCCATCTGATCGTGGACGGACATCCTTCGCACCGAGCTCACCTGCTGCGGGACTGGCTGCCGAGCGGATCGAGATGCACTTCCCGCCCGGCTGCGCCCCGAACTCAACCCCGTCGAACTGCGGGGCAACGACCTCAAAACCCACGTCACCGCAACGACAAGCGCCCGAACCCAGGCCGAACTGGCGGCGGCGCACGCACCCACCTGCGCCGCCGCCAGAACCAACCAGAACGCGTGAAAGCCTTCTTCGGCAAGCAACACGTCCGCTACGCCGCAGGCCAGTAA